The Microbacterium sp. LWH7-1.2 genome window below encodes:
- a CDS encoding nucleotide disphospho-sugar-binding domain-containing protein yields the protein MTRFLVTAMPFTGHVTPLRAVAQALVARGHDVRFYTGAAFRRGVEASGAVLVPWSEAPDFDENDLRATFPRLEGRKGLRQVFLNLEDVMISTAPAQVADLQAEWDREPWDALVADDTSIGAALFADRSGCPRATVAVLPLHLTSRQGPPSGMGLTPGRNPLTKTRDAALRGIAPLAMRPLTKPIVRARVAVGLPPAPLTFEQTALSPEKILATGSPLLDFARTDRPAHLDFVGILSAPPAAPTDLPQWWGDLDGRTVVHVTQGTQNIDPADLIRPALVALADRDVLVVVSTGVRGRDELPFPVPANARIAGLLPYDELLPRTDVVISNGGWGGTLAALSHGIPLVIAGGDLDKPEIAARVAWAGAGVDLRTGTPTATQVAAGFERASTDRTMTDAAARVAAELRSFGGAPRAAELLEGFAARSGR from the coding sequence ATGACCCGGTTCCTGGTGACGGCGATGCCCTTCACCGGGCATGTCACGCCATTGCGGGCAGTCGCGCAGGCGCTCGTCGCGCGCGGTCATGATGTGCGCTTCTACACCGGAGCGGCGTTCCGCCGAGGGGTCGAGGCATCCGGAGCCGTTCTCGTGCCGTGGAGCGAAGCCCCCGACTTCGACGAGAACGATCTGCGCGCGACGTTCCCGCGACTCGAGGGCCGCAAGGGCCTCCGGCAGGTCTTCCTGAACCTCGAAGACGTCATGATCAGCACCGCCCCGGCGCAGGTCGCCGATCTGCAGGCCGAGTGGGATCGCGAGCCCTGGGACGCGCTCGTCGCCGATGACACCTCCATCGGCGCGGCCCTCTTCGCCGACCGGTCCGGCTGTCCGCGGGCGACCGTCGCCGTGCTGCCGCTCCACCTCACGAGCCGGCAGGGGCCGCCGAGCGGCATGGGACTCACGCCGGGCCGCAATCCGCTCACGAAGACGCGGGATGCTGCGCTCCGAGGCATCGCGCCGCTCGCGATGCGGCCGCTGACCAAGCCGATCGTGCGGGCGCGGGTCGCGGTCGGCCTGCCGCCCGCCCCGCTGACGTTCGAGCAGACGGCGCTGTCGCCGGAGAAGATCCTCGCCACCGGGTCACCGTTGCTCGACTTCGCCCGCACCGACCGCCCCGCTCACCTCGACTTCGTCGGCATCCTCAGCGCGCCGCCCGCCGCACCGACCGACCTTCCGCAATGGTGGGGCGACCTCGACGGCCGCACCGTCGTGCACGTCACACAGGGCACGCAGAACATCGACCCGGCCGACCTCATCCGCCCCGCACTCGTCGCCCTCGCCGACCGGGATGTGCTCGTCGTCGTGTCGACGGGCGTGCGCGGCCGCGACGAGCTGCCGTTCCCCGTCCCGGCGAACGCGCGCATCGCAGGGTTGCTCCCCTATGACGAACTCCTCCCCCGCACCGACGTCGTCATCAGCAACGGCGGCTGGGGCGGCACGCTCGCCGCGCTCAGCCACGGCATCCCCCTCGTGATCGCCGGCGGCGACCTCGACAAGCCCGAGATCGCGGCGCGCGTCGCATGGGCCGGCGCGGGCGTCGACCTCCGCACCGGAACTCCGACGGCGACCCAGGTGGCGGCGGGCTTCGAGCGCGCCTCGACGGATCGGACGATGACGGATGCTGCCGCCCGCGTCGCCGCTGAGCTCAGGTCCTTCGGGGGAGCGCCGCGCGCCGCCGAGCTTCTCGAAGGGTTCGCGGCCCGGTCGGGGCGGTGA
- a CDS encoding antibiotic biosynthesis monooxygenase yields MAEPVAHPITVAIERRIDPSRTVEATSWMQAGTDLAAGFAGFLGSGWVRAGEGSDLWYMLYRFRDIPTLEGWEDSPQRSWWLDSGRAFASEVRVERRTGIEGWFDAPFATHVESRHPDHATSPVTGPVQQPIPAAPPRWKQAVTIWLGFFPTNLLASWLLGFVPGFAEWPLIARVLLSTVLLTPVMTYAVLPWVTRMLRPWLQRGA; encoded by the coding sequence ATGGCAGAACCCGTGGCCCACCCCATCACCGTCGCGATCGAACGGCGCATCGACCCATCTCGCACCGTCGAAGCCACGAGCTGGATGCAAGCGGGCACCGATCTCGCCGCGGGCTTCGCGGGGTTCCTCGGCTCCGGCTGGGTACGCGCCGGCGAAGGCAGCGACCTCTGGTACATGCTCTACCGATTCCGCGACATCCCGACCCTGGAAGGCTGGGAGGACTCGCCGCAGCGGTCTTGGTGGCTCGACTCCGGCCGCGCCTTCGCGAGCGAAGTCAGGGTCGAGCGACGCACCGGCATCGAGGGGTGGTTCGACGCTCCGTTCGCCACTCACGTCGAGTCGCGGCATCCGGATCACGCGACTTCACCGGTCACCGGCCCGGTGCAGCAGCCCATCCCGGCTGCCCCGCCGCGCTGGAAGCAGGCCGTCACGATCTGGCTCGGCTTCTTCCCCACGAACCTCCTCGCGTCGTGGCTTCTCGGCTTCGTCCCGGGCTTCGCGGAGTGGCCGCTGATCGCGCGCGTGCTGCTCTCGACGGTGCTCCTCACCCCCGTCATGACGTATGCGGTGCTCCCGTGGGTGACGCGGATGCTGCGGCCCTGGCTCCAGCGCGGTGCTTGA
- a CDS encoding TetR/AcrR family transcriptional regulator, with amino-acid sequence MTQAPVDRRRLRGDESRRAVLSHAVDTATVDGLDGLTIGRLADASGHSKSGIATLFGSKEQLQLAVVAAAREVFIDRVVAPARARTPRGLVRVCTLLGDWLDYSRDRVFRGGCFFAATSVEFDAKPGVVRDAIVAASSEWEDYLTVSIEYAMAAGELPLLDDARQLTFEMVSFLEAANTRSLLHTSEEPYRRAEVALRARLTSLGGDPELIASIAAPAA; translated from the coding sequence GTGACACAAGCCCCCGTCGACCGGCGCCGCCTGCGAGGCGACGAGTCGCGTCGCGCCGTGCTCTCGCACGCGGTCGACACCGCGACGGTCGACGGCTTGGACGGGCTCACGATCGGGCGGTTGGCGGATGCCTCGGGGCACAGCAAGAGCGGCATCGCGACGCTCTTCGGCTCGAAGGAGCAGCTGCAGCTCGCCGTCGTGGCGGCTGCCCGGGAGGTCTTCATCGACCGCGTCGTGGCGCCTGCCCGCGCTCGCACGCCCCGCGGGCTCGTGCGCGTGTGCACGCTGCTGGGGGACTGGCTGGACTACTCGCGCGACCGCGTGTTCCGCGGCGGATGCTTCTTCGCCGCGACGTCCGTCGAATTCGACGCGAAGCCGGGCGTCGTCCGCGATGCGATCGTCGCCGCCTCGAGCGAATGGGAGGACTATCTCACCGTGAGCATCGAGTACGCGATGGCCGCCGGCGAGCTGCCTCTGCTCGATGACGCGCGGCAGCTCACCTTCGAGATGGTGTCGTTCCTCGAGGCGGCGAACACTCGATCCCTCCTCCACACGAGCGAAGAGCCGTACCGCCGCGCCGAGGTCGCGCTCCGCGCGCGCCTCACGTCGCTCGGCGGCGACCCCGAGCTCATCGCCTCGATCGCCGCGCCGGCCGCCTGA
- a CDS encoding intein-containing Rv2578c family radical SAM protein has translation MRWQGQELGVADAAALPGLEQLNGLVRSVTTPEFAGVTFHEVLCKSALNHVPSASAMPFDWTVNPYRGCSHACVYCLSPDTQVLMADGRNKRIGDVRAGDEVIGTRREGKYRRYARATVSAQWSTRKRAYRVSLADGTELVASGDHRFLTERGWKHVQPAPAGSPQRPFLTTNNKLIGFGTGGAMADTTETDAYRQGYLCGMIRGDGMMLKRPYPRSNGRGTFVAHRFRLALADAEALERSREYLRGAGVITTLRQFTPATAERREMDAIFTSKAADFDEISAVIQWPEFPTAEWSRGFLAGIFDAEGSCSRGVLRIANGNDEILATIGLSLRIHGFAFVQEPPRPNGVSNVRLLGGLPARRRFFELTQPAITRKLNLIGDAVKSDAPLRVVSIDDLGETIDMVDITTSTGDFIANGVVSHNCFARGTHEYLELDAGRDFDTQVVVKVNVAEVLEKELRRGGWHHDPVMLGTNTDPYQRAEGRYKLMPGIVSALTESGTPFSILTKGTLLRRDLPLLTEAATQVHVTLAMSIAVFDDELQHLIEPGTPNATARLETVRAATEAGFRVTVFLMPIIPHLTDSISAIDHALSRIKAAGAVRVVYGALHLRPGAKQWFLEWLAERHPELVSSYRGLYPGATAYAPKAYRSWLAKRVRPLLRVHGLDGQAEEEHPRGGPVAGLADRADPRSAPPIIVTSRGRASATSLRAASARTAPGAEASARLF, from the coding sequence ATGAGGTGGCAGGGACAGGAACTGGGCGTGGCGGATGCCGCAGCCCTGCCCGGCCTCGAACAGCTCAACGGTCTGGTTCGTTCGGTGACGACCCCCGAGTTCGCCGGGGTGACGTTCCACGAGGTGCTCTGCAAGTCCGCCCTCAACCACGTGCCGAGCGCTTCGGCCATGCCCTTCGACTGGACCGTGAACCCCTACCGGGGCTGCAGCCATGCATGTGTCTACTGCTTAAGCCCCGACACTCAAGTACTGATGGCCGACGGCCGCAACAAGCGGATCGGCGACGTGCGCGCCGGCGACGAGGTCATCGGCACGCGGCGCGAGGGTAAGTACCGCCGGTACGCGCGTGCTACGGTGTCCGCCCAGTGGAGTACCCGCAAGCGCGCCTACCGCGTGTCGCTCGCCGACGGCACCGAGCTCGTCGCGAGCGGCGACCATCGGTTCCTCACGGAGCGCGGGTGGAAGCACGTGCAGCCGGCGCCGGCAGGCTCCCCCCAGCGCCCCTTCTTGACGACGAACAACAAACTGATCGGCTTCGGCACCGGCGGCGCGATGGCCGACACGACAGAAACCGACGCCTACCGGCAGGGCTATCTGTGCGGGATGATCCGCGGTGACGGGATGATGCTGAAGCGACCGTATCCGCGGTCGAACGGCAGGGGCACATTCGTAGCGCATCGGTTTCGTCTTGCTCTCGCAGATGCCGAGGCACTGGAGCGATCTCGTGAGTATCTTCGCGGCGCTGGCGTCATCACGACGCTTCGACAGTTCACACCCGCCACAGCCGAACGGCGGGAGATGGACGCGATCTTCACGTCCAAAGCAGCGGACTTCGATGAGATTAGTGCGGTTATCCAGTGGCCGGAGTTCCCGACGGCGGAGTGGTCGAGGGGCTTCCTTGCCGGGATCTTCGACGCCGAGGGCAGCTGCAGTCGTGGAGTCCTGCGGATCGCGAACGGGAACGACGAGATCCTTGCGACGATCGGGTTGTCACTCCGGATCCATGGATTCGCATTCGTACAGGAGCCTCCTCGCCCTAACGGGGTGAGCAACGTCCGCTTGCTTGGCGGACTTCCGGCACGACGAAGATTCTTCGAGCTCACTCAGCCCGCCATCACGCGCAAGCTGAACCTGATCGGCGATGCGGTGAAGTCGGACGCGCCACTTCGCGTCGTCTCGATCGACGACCTGGGAGAGACGATCGATATGGTCGACATCACGACGTCGACCGGAGACTTCATCGCGAACGGCGTCGTCAGTCACAACTGCTTCGCCCGCGGCACTCACGAGTACCTCGAGCTCGATGCGGGGCGGGATTTCGACACGCAGGTCGTGGTCAAGGTGAACGTGGCCGAGGTGCTCGAGAAGGAGCTGCGGCGGGGCGGCTGGCACCACGACCCGGTCATGCTCGGCACGAACACCGATCCGTATCAGCGCGCCGAGGGACGCTACAAGCTGATGCCGGGCATCGTGTCGGCGCTCACCGAGTCGGGCACACCGTTCTCGATCCTCACGAAGGGGACGCTGCTGCGGCGGGATCTGCCGCTCCTGACGGAAGCCGCCACACAGGTGCACGTGACGCTCGCGATGTCGATCGCGGTGTTCGACGACGAGCTGCAGCACCTCATCGAGCCCGGTACACCCAATGCCACTGCGCGTCTCGAGACGGTGCGCGCGGCGACCGAGGCAGGGTTCCGCGTCACGGTGTTCCTGATGCCGATCATCCCGCACCTGACCGACTCGATCTCGGCGATCGACCACGCGCTCAGCCGCATCAAGGCGGCCGGCGCGGTGCGGGTCGTGTACGGCGCGCTGCACCTGCGGCCAGGCGCGAAGCAGTGGTTCCTCGAGTGGCTCGCCGAGCGGCACCCCGAACTCGTGTCGTCGTACCGAGGGCTGTACCCCGGGGCGACGGCGTACGCCCCGAAGGCCTATCGCTCCTGGCTCGCGAAGCGGGTGCGTCCGCTGCTGCGCGTCCACGGTCTCGACGGACAGGCCGAAGAAGAGCATCCGCGCGGCGGCCCCGTCGCGGGTCTGGCCGACCGTGCGGATCCGCGCAGCGCGCCGCCGATCATCGTCACCTCGCGCGGACGAGCCTCGGCGACCTCGCTGCGGGCGGCATCCGCGCGGACGGCGCCCGGGGCCGAGGCATCCGCTCGGCTCTTCTGA
- a CDS encoding alpha/beta hydrolase has product MTLALAAAGTSVRAAAALSPRWGAAVAMPLFGYVNKPRPVHADDEPTMLRARLRAVRIPGIDRRGVDVDTYEWGDGPRTAVLSHGWTGRASQFSVLVRELVAEGYRVVSFDAPAHGASGGRRTYLVDWLSVFAALQERHGAFDAMVGHSFGGLATLVGVAGGIDAARVVTIAAPADADLLLSQFQGMLGYPDAVAASMRELFATRYFPGEPDPFAWLSTVRRPLPAGVPLLVTHDHGDRVVPFGEAGRIVAANPASRLLATKGLGHNRILTDDAVLDAVLAHVSAQLAEPTPPATVEASAAVPVAA; this is encoded by the coding sequence ATGACTCTCGCACTCGCCGCCGCCGGCACGTCCGTTCGCGCAGCGGCCGCCCTCTCGCCCCGGTGGGGAGCCGCCGTGGCCATGCCGCTCTTCGGATACGTCAACAAGCCGCGACCTGTGCACGCCGACGATGAGCCCACGATGCTGCGCGCTCGACTGCGCGCGGTTCGCATCCCCGGGATCGACCGCCGCGGCGTCGACGTCGACACCTACGAGTGGGGCGACGGCCCACGCACGGCCGTGTTGTCTCACGGCTGGACCGGCCGCGCGAGCCAGTTCTCGGTACTCGTGCGCGAGCTCGTCGCCGAGGGGTATCGCGTCGTCTCATTCGACGCACCCGCCCATGGCGCGTCGGGTGGCCGGCGCACGTATCTCGTGGACTGGCTCAGCGTCTTCGCCGCTCTCCAGGAGCGCCACGGCGCGTTCGACGCCATGGTCGGCCACTCGTTCGGCGGCCTCGCGACCCTCGTCGGCGTCGCCGGTGGCATCGACGCCGCGCGCGTCGTGACCATCGCCGCACCCGCCGACGCCGACCTGCTGCTGAGCCAGTTCCAGGGCATGCTCGGCTATCCCGACGCAGTGGCGGCGAGCATGCGTGAGCTCTTCGCGACCCGGTACTTCCCCGGAGAGCCCGACCCCTTCGCCTGGCTTTCGACCGTGCGGCGCCCGCTTCCGGCCGGGGTGCCGCTCCTCGTCACCCACGACCACGGCGACCGCGTCGTGCCGTTCGGCGAGGCCGGGCGGATCGTCGCCGCGAACCCGGCGTCGCGGCTGCTCGCGACGAAGGGCCTCGGGCACAACCGCATCCTCACCGACGACGCCGTGCTCGACGCCGTGCTCGCGCACGTGAGCGCCCAGCTCGCCGAGCCGACGCCGCCGGCGACGGTGGAGGCGTCCGCTGCGGTGCCTGTCGCCGCATAG
- a CDS encoding MBL fold metallo-hydrolase, whose protein sequence is MLSHVAEDVLTHESDFIQTQATVVLGQGGVLLVDPGITRAEMANLANDLRELGRPVVTAFSTHPDWDHVLWHPSLGGAPRYGTARGAASVTELLSMPDWKEQVAEGLPPEYADDIPMELLGLITGLPEGTTHLPWDGPGVRILEHRAHAPGHAALLVEGSGVLVAGDMLSDILMPFLDLQADDPIGDYLAALDLFDSVADEVAAVIPGHGSVGGADEVRPRIAQDRAYVEALRDGRTPDDPRIGPSAALDWLVDVHDWQARSLAERG, encoded by the coding sequence ATGCTGAGCCACGTCGCCGAGGACGTTCTCACCCACGAGAGCGACTTCATCCAGACCCAGGCCACCGTGGTGCTGGGGCAGGGGGGCGTGCTCCTCGTCGACCCCGGCATCACCCGCGCCGAGATGGCCAACCTCGCGAACGACCTCCGCGAACTCGGCCGGCCGGTCGTCACGGCGTTCTCGACGCACCCCGACTGGGACCACGTGCTCTGGCACCCGAGCCTCGGCGGCGCCCCCCGCTACGGGACGGCCCGGGGCGCAGCATCCGTCACCGAACTGCTGTCGATGCCGGACTGGAAGGAGCAGGTCGCCGAGGGGCTGCCGCCGGAGTACGCCGACGACATCCCCATGGAACTGCTCGGTCTCATCACCGGCCTGCCCGAGGGGACCACGCACCTCCCCTGGGACGGCCCCGGCGTCCGGATCCTCGAGCACCGCGCGCACGCGCCGGGGCACGCCGCGCTCCTCGTCGAGGGAAGCGGAGTCCTCGTCGCGGGTGACATGCTGTCCGACATCCTGATGCCGTTCCTCGACCTCCAGGCCGACGACCCGATCGGCGACTACCTCGCCGCGCTCGACCTCTTCGACAGCGTGGCCGACGAAGTGGCTGCGGTCATCCCCGGCCACGGCTCCGTCGGCGGTGCCGACGAGGTACGCCCGCGCATCGCCCAGGACCGCGCCTACGTCGAGGCCCTCAGAGACGGCCGCACTCCCGACGACCCGCGCATCGGCCCCTCCGCTGCGCTCGACTGGCTCGTGGACGTGCACGACTGGCAGGCGCGGTCCCTCGCCGAGCGCGGCTGA
- a CDS encoding DUF998 domain-containing protein — MSTVNTPALPDATAPTPGRRAESEAVYAAFAAGILGAIYGLLVGIFAPDLQLAGVADSFSVWAACGAAVVAAVASTLEYWRSRDRHGQEWRQSLPSWKYIVNTVSVVIVHTALAFVAVYALYRVLAMGFIGLPIVTFWSVVLMSVTLGLTTWFVYLSVSAMTTQRMSSLLLTFIAIGTLTAMVTTPDPKWWTIHFSHLGTFEDDLSSWVFNGTLIAAGLLVTTFAVYVANDMRELTAAGILENPRAVRTVPVLFVVMGIMLACVGIFPVDVNMPAHNLSASGMAVMYLVLLIGGPRFFRGMPRTYFVASWAFLAAMVASVILFIPVVGYFSLTAFEIIVFALIFGWIAVFIRFLGVAGRKD, encoded by the coding sequence GTGAGCACTGTGAACACCCCCGCGCTGCCGGACGCCACTGCACCGACACCCGGTCGCCGGGCGGAGTCCGAGGCCGTATACGCCGCGTTCGCCGCCGGCATCCTCGGCGCGATCTACGGCCTGCTGGTGGGCATCTTCGCCCCCGATCTGCAGCTCGCCGGCGTCGCCGACTCGTTCTCGGTCTGGGCCGCGTGCGGCGCGGCGGTGGTCGCCGCCGTCGCATCGACGCTCGAGTATTGGCGCTCCCGCGACCGGCACGGCCAGGAATGGCGACAGTCGCTGCCGTCGTGGAAGTACATCGTCAACACGGTCTCGGTCGTCATCGTGCATACGGCGCTCGCGTTCGTCGCCGTCTACGCCCTGTACCGCGTGCTCGCGATGGGCTTCATCGGACTGCCCATCGTGACGTTCTGGTCGGTCGTGCTGATGTCGGTCACGCTCGGCCTCACGACCTGGTTCGTATACCTGTCGGTGTCGGCGATGACGACGCAGCGCATGTCGTCGCTGCTGCTCACGTTCATCGCGATCGGCACGCTCACCGCCATGGTCACGACCCCCGACCCGAAGTGGTGGACGATCCATTTCAGCCACCTCGGCACCTTCGAGGACGACCTCTCGAGCTGGGTCTTCAACGGCACCCTCATCGCCGCCGGCCTCCTGGTGACGACGTTCGCCGTCTATGTCGCCAACGACATGCGCGAGCTCACCGCGGCGGGCATCCTCGAGAACCCCCGTGCGGTGCGGACGGTCCCGGTGCTCTTCGTCGTCATGGGCATCATGCTCGCGTGCGTCGGCATCTTTCCGGTCGACGTGAACATGCCGGCTCACAACCTGTCGGCCTCGGGCATGGCCGTGATGTACCTGGTGCTGCTCATCGGCGGGCCTCGGTTCTTCCGCGGCATGCCGCGCACCTACTTCGTCGCGTCGTGGGCGTTCCTCGCCGCCATGGTGGCGTCGGTGATCCTCTTCATCCCCGTGGTCGGCTACTTCTCGCTCACGGCGTTCGAGATCATCGTCTTCGCGCTGATCTTCGGCTGGATCGCGGTGTTCATCCGGTTCCTCGGCGTCGCCGGACGCAAGGACTGA
- a CDS encoding TetR/AcrR family transcriptional regulator, with amino-acid sequence MSPRRYSMSVRAEQAARTRERILAAALACYRDKGISATSLQAVARRAGVSPATILNHFGSAEALADAVIEELSSTLQVPDDSGWPDEEPSARVRRLVSEMFEFYERSRPWFDVFRAELGEAPALRQGEDAYWRTIGEVYARTFGAALADDRSRAAVFGLTSPATFVALRDAGMAVTDAADLIADALNRVAAA; translated from the coding sequence ATGTCGCCTCGTCGCTACTCGATGTCGGTGCGGGCCGAGCAGGCCGCTCGAACGAGGGAACGGATCCTTGCCGCCGCCCTCGCGTGCTACCGGGACAAGGGCATCTCAGCGACCAGCCTTCAGGCCGTCGCGCGACGCGCGGGAGTCTCCCCGGCGACGATCCTGAATCATTTCGGATCAGCCGAGGCGCTCGCCGACGCCGTCATCGAGGAGCTGTCGTCGACGCTCCAGGTGCCCGATGACAGCGGCTGGCCCGACGAAGAGCCGTCCGCGCGCGTGCGGCGCCTGGTCTCCGAGATGTTCGAGTTCTACGAGCGCAGCCGCCCCTGGTTCGACGTCTTCCGCGCCGAACTCGGCGAGGCGCCGGCCCTCCGCCAGGGTGAGGACGCGTACTGGCGCACCATCGGCGAGGTCTACGCGCGCACCTTCGGGGCGGCGCTGGCTGACGACCGGTCGCGCGCCGCCGTCTTCGGCCTCACCAGTCCGGCCACGTTCGTCGCACTGCGCGACGCAGGGATGGCCGTGACGGATGCTGCGGACCTCATCGCCGACGCGCTCAACCGGGTGGCCGCGGCCTGA
- a CDS encoding alpha/beta hydrolase, producing the protein MPEHLIDTRVGRLRVTDTGGPSATALLWHSLFVDERSWERMLRPLADRRRLVVVTGPGHGASGDPGRRYTLDECAAAAAEVLDARGVVEPVDWVGNAWGGHVGLIFAAEWPQRCRSLVALGTPIAALSPAERRRTRLLLVLYRLAGPSRMIVDGTTEVLLSPHTIDHDPDAVALVHDCLRRADKRMLRNAVVSISMRRPDASGLLGRITQPTLVVTGADHHGFTPDQARAAVARLARGELAVVPDSAYLTPLEAPAASADLVLALWARAESEVTP; encoded by the coding sequence ATGCCTGAACACCTGATCGACACGCGGGTGGGCCGGCTCCGCGTGACGGACACCGGCGGCCCGAGCGCCACCGCGCTGTTGTGGCACAGCCTCTTCGTCGACGAGCGATCATGGGAACGGATGCTGCGGCCCCTCGCCGACCGGCGGCGACTGGTTGTCGTCACCGGGCCCGGGCACGGTGCGAGCGGAGATCCGGGGCGCCGGTACACCCTCGACGAATGCGCGGCGGCGGCGGCCGAAGTGCTCGATGCACGGGGAGTGGTCGAGCCGGTGGACTGGGTCGGCAACGCCTGGGGAGGGCACGTCGGGCTGATCTTCGCCGCGGAGTGGCCGCAGCGTTGCCGGAGCCTGGTCGCATTGGGAACGCCGATCGCCGCGCTGAGCCCCGCCGAACGGCGGCGGACCCGGCTGCTGCTGGTCCTCTACCGACTGGCCGGCCCGTCCAGGATGATCGTCGACGGCACGACCGAGGTGCTGCTGTCGCCCCACACCATCGATCACGACCCGGATGCCGTCGCCCTCGTGCACGATTGCCTGCGGCGAGCCGACAAGCGGATGCTGCGCAACGCGGTCGTGTCGATCTCCATGCGCCGTCCTGACGCGAGTGGGCTTCTCGGCAGGATCACCCAGCCGACTCTCGTCGTCACGGGCGCCGATCATCACGGGTTCACACCGGACCAAGCCCGCGCGGCGGTCGCGCGGCTCGCTCGAGGCGAGCTCGCCGTCGTCCCCGACTCCGCCTACCTCACACCGCTCGAAGCCCCGGCCGCCTCGGCGGATCTGGTGCTGGCGCTGTGGGCACGCGCTGAGTCGGAGGTGACACCGTGA
- a CDS encoding DEAD/DEAH box helicase → MPKNKKPGGGRAAKNFDPRYNPKHRAASQGRDGQDGRRRPGESSTGKPGSRSAGHRGHRPESTDAAAPKRRWTEQERAGRDEARAIRTHSRDDRGRPGPERDDRRDAGRGETPRGDAAYRRGAAPRRDASARRDFEPRRDPAPRRDEPVRRDVVHERLEADAVAPAEVEGATFAHLGLGQNIVKTIAELGAQHPFPIQAATIPAILDGRDVLARGRTGSGKTIAFGAPLVESVLRSQAGQRREFGRPPRALILAPTRELALQIDATIQPIARSVGLFTTQIYGGVPKARQLGALKKGIDIVIGTPGRIEDLVESRALDLSQVRIAVLDEADHMCELGFLEPVQRIMRRTPRDAQRLLFSATLDGEVSSLVGEFLSEPAVYEVAGETQHTGTIDHRVLVVDHRDKRDILRSLVDRSGKTLVFTRTRAFAEMLAEQFDEVGIRALALHGDLDQARRTRNLEKLTSGRIDVLVATDVAARGIHVDDIDLVVQADAPDEYKTYLHRSGRTGRAGRAGTVVTLVTRARRERLAELLERADIEAPFDDVRPGDDLLEELAGR, encoded by the coding sequence ATGCCCAAGAACAAGAAGCCGGGCGGCGGTCGCGCGGCCAAGAACTTCGACCCCCGGTACAACCCGAAGCACCGCGCGGCGAGCCAAGGTCGTGACGGCCAGGACGGCAGGCGCCGGCCCGGCGAGTCGTCGACGGGGAAGCCCGGCAGCCGCAGCGCCGGGCACCGCGGGCACCGCCCGGAATCCACGGATGCTGCGGCCCCGAAGCGCCGCTGGACCGAGCAGGAGCGTGCGGGCCGGGACGAGGCCCGGGCGATCCGCACGCACTCGCGCGACGACCGCGGGCGGCCGGGACCCGAACGCGACGACCGCCGGGACGCCGGACGTGGGGAGACACCGCGCGGGGACGCGGCTTATCGCCGGGGCGCTGCGCCGCGGCGGGATGCGAGTGCGCGACGGGACTTCGAGCCGCGCCGGGATCCGGCTCCGCGTCGGGACGAGCCGGTTCGCCGCGATGTCGTGCACGAGCGGCTCGAGGCTGACGCGGTCGCGCCCGCCGAGGTCGAAGGCGCGACCTTCGCCCATCTCGGCCTCGGCCAGAACATCGTCAAGACGATCGCGGAGCTCGGGGCGCAGCATCCGTTCCCCATCCAGGCCGCGACGATCCCCGCGATCCTGGACGGTCGCGATGTGCTCGCGCGCGGACGCACCGGATCCGGCAAGACCATCGCGTTCGGCGCGCCGCTCGTCGAGAGCGTGCTGCGGTCGCAGGCCGGGCAGAGGCGCGAGTTCGGCCGGCCGCCGCGCGCGCTGATCCTCGCGCCGACGCGCGAACTCGCGCTGCAGATCGACGCGACGATCCAGCCGATCGCCCGCAGCGTCGGCCTGTTCACGACCCAGATCTACGGCGGTGTGCCGAAGGCGCGGCAGCTCGGCGCCTTGAAGAAGGGCATCGACATCGTCATCGGCACGCCGGGGCGCATCGAAGACCTGGTCGAGTCCCGCGCGCTCGATCTCTCGCAGGTGCGCATCGCCGTGCTCGACGAGGCCGACCACATGTGCGAGCTGGGCTTCCTCGAACCCGTGCAGCGGATCATGCGCCGCACGCCCCGTGACGCGCAGCGGCTGCTGTTCTCCGCGACGCTCGACGGCGAGGTGTCGTCGCTGGTCGGCGAGTTCCTCAGCGAGCCGGCGGTGTACGAGGTCGCGGGCGAGACGCAGCACACCGGCACGATCGATCACCGTGTGCTCGTCGTCGACCACCGCGACAAGCGCGACATCCTGCGCTCGCTCGTCGACCGCTCGGGCAAGACGCTGGTGTTCACGCGCACGCGGGCGTTCGCCGAGATGCTGGCGGAGCAGTTCGACGAGGTCGGCATCCGCGCGCTCGCCCTCCATGGCGATCTCGACCAGGCGCGCCGCACGCGCAACCTCGAGAAGCTCACGTCGGGTCGGATCGACGTGCTGGTGGCGACGGATGTCGCGGCCCGCGGCATCCACGTCGACGACATCGATCTCGTCGTCCAGGCCGACGCGCCCGACGAGTACAAGACGTACCTGCATCGGTCCGGTCGCACGGGCCGCGCCGGTCGGGCGGGAACCGTCGTCACGCTGGTGACGCGGGCGCGGCGGGAGCGCCTCGCCGAACTGCTCGAGCGCGCCGACATCGAGGCGCCGTTCGACGACGTGCGCCCCGGCGACGACCTGCTCGAGGAACTCGCCGGCCGCTGA